The following are from one region of the Yoonia sp. R2331 genome:
- a CDS encoding acyl-CoA carboxylase subunit beta, whose translation MQDILQELQDRRDVAHAGGGQRRIDAQHGKGKLTARERISLLLDEGSFEEFDTFVAHRCTDFGMQDQRPPGDGVVTGWGTINGRMVYVFSQDFTVFGGSLSETHAQKICKIMDMAMQNGAPVIGLNDSGGARIQEGVASLAGYAEVFQRNIMASGVVPQISVIMGPCAGGAVYSPAMTDFIFMVKDSSYMFVTGPDVVKTVTNEVVTAEELGGASTHTKKSSVADGAFENDVEALAEVRRLVDLLPLNNRSKPPVRPFFDDPGRIEDSLDTLIPDNANTPYDMKELILKLGDEGDFYEIQEDYAKNIITGFIRLEGSTVGVVANQPMVLAGCLDIDSSRKAARFVRFCDAFEIPILTLVDVPGFLPGTSQEYGGVIKHGAKLLFAYGEATVPKVTVITRKAYGGAYDVMASKHLRGDFNYAWPTAEIAVMGAKGATEIIHRGKSPDEIAALTQEYEDRFANPFVAAEKGFIDEVIMPHSTRKRVCRAFASLRGKSLQNPWKKHDNIPL comes from the coding sequence ATGCAAGATATCCTGCAAGAACTGCAAGATCGCCGCGATGTGGCACATGCCGGTGGCGGCCAGCGCCGGATTGACGCGCAGCATGGCAAGGGCAAGCTGACAGCGCGGGAACGGATCTCGCTCTTGCTGGACGAAGGCAGCTTTGAAGAGTTTGACACCTTTGTCGCGCACCGTTGCACCGACTTCGGGATGCAGGACCAGCGCCCGCCGGGTGACGGGGTCGTGACCGGCTGGGGCACGATCAATGGTCGCATGGTCTATGTCTTTTCGCAGGACTTCACCGTCTTTGGTGGCTCTTTGTCGGAAACTCACGCCCAAAAAATCTGCAAGATCATGGATATGGCGATGCAGAACGGCGCGCCGGTCATCGGGTTGAACGACAGCGGCGGCGCGCGCATTCAGGAAGGTGTCGCCAGCCTTGCAGGCTATGCCGAGGTGTTCCAGCGCAACATCATGGCCTCTGGCGTGGTGCCGCAGATTTCCGTGATCATGGGGCCTTGTGCCGGTGGTGCTGTCTATAGCCCCGCGATGACGGACTTTATCTTCATGGTCAAAGACAGCTCTTACATGTTTGTGACCGGCCCCGATGTGGTGAAAACCGTCACCAACGAAGTGGTGACAGCCGAAGAACTGGGCGGGGCCAGCACCCACACCAAGAAATCCTCGGTCGCGGATGGCGCGTTTGAAAACGATGTGGAGGCTTTGGCCGAGGTGCGCCGTCTTGTGGACCTTTTGCCGCTTAATAACCGCAGCAAGCCACCCGTGCGCCCGTTCTTTGATGATCCGGGCCGGATCGAGGACAGCCTTGATACATTGATCCCCGACAACGCCAACACCCCCTATGACATGAAGGAATTGATCCTCAAGCTGGGGGATGAGGGCGATTTTTACGAAATTCAGGAAGACTACGCCAAGAACATCATCACTGGGTTTATCCGGCTGGAAGGGTCCACGGTTGGTGTGGTTGCCAATCAGCCGATGGTGTTGGCGGGCTGTCTTGATATCGACAGCAGCCGCAAGGCCGCGCGTTTTGTGCGGTTCTGCGATGCCTTTGAGATCCCAATCCTGACGCTGGTCGATGTGCCCGGTTTCCTGCCCGGTACGTCCCAGGAATACGGCGGTGTGATCAAGCACGGGGCGAAGCTGCTGTTTGCTTATGGAGAGGCGACAGTGCCGAAGGTCACGGTCATCACCCGCAAGGCCTATGGCGGGGCTTATGACGTCATGGCCTCCAAGCATTTGCGGGGCGATTTCAACTATGCTTGGCCCACAGCCGAGATTGCGGTGATGGGGGCCAAGGGGGCCACAGAGATCATCCACCGCGGCAAGTCACCCGATGAGATTGCGGCGCTGACGCAGGAATACGAAGACCGCTTTGCCAATCCCTTTGTGGCTGCCGAAAAAGGGTTCATCGACGAAGTGATCATGCCCCATTCCACCCGCAAGCGGGTCTGCCGGGCGTTTGCGTCATTGCGCGGCAAGTCGCTGCAGAACCCGTGGAAAAAGCATGACAATATTCCACTCTAG
- a CDS encoding multidrug effflux MFS transporter: MSSLPTVRFLDRTTPPHIATLILLAGISALNMSIFLPSLNIMAQDFGTDYATIQFAVSGYLAATAVLQIAIGPLSDRFGRRAVVLAALMIFVLASAGAALAPTIGTFLVFRILQAAVATGIVLSRAIVRDIVPQDQAASMIGYVTMGMALVPMLGPMVGGALDEAFGWRSTLVFLAVAGTGVLALCYFDQGETLSEGGMGFREQVAAYPVLLTSPRFWGYSLAAAFGSGAFFAYLGGAPFVANGLYGLSPLWTGIALGAPAAGYAFGNYLSGRFTVRVGVNTMAMIGTLITLAGLGVSLLLALAGSESAWLFFGFCTIFGMGNGMLLPGAMAGSMSVRPRLAGTASGLSGALMIGGGAALSQLAGVVLEGQSSAIPLQVLMFACAVLSLLAVIFVIFRGRQVATA, translated from the coding sequence ATGTCCAGTTTGCCCACAGTGCGATTCCTTGATCGCACGACGCCCCCACATATCGCGACACTGATCCTGCTGGCAGGCATTTCCGCGCTGAACATGTCGATCTTTTTGCCATCGCTGAACATCATGGCGCAGGATTTTGGCACGGATTACGCGACGATCCAGTTTGCGGTCTCGGGGTATCTGGCGGCCACAGCGGTCTTGCAGATCGCCATTGGCCCACTGTCAGATCGGTTTGGGCGGCGCGCGGTCGTGCTGGCCGCGCTTATGATCTTTGTGCTGGCCTCGGCCGGGGCGGCGCTGGCCCCGACAATCGGGACCTTTCTGGTGTTCCGCATTCTGCAAGCCGCAGTTGCCACGGGCATTGTGCTCAGCCGCGCGATTGTGCGCGATATCGTGCCGCAGGATCAGGCCGCGTCGATGATCGGATATGTGACGATGGGCATGGCGCTGGTGCCGATGCTAGGCCCAATGGTCGGCGGCGCGCTGGACGAGGCGTTTGGCTGGCGGTCGACCCTTGTGTTCCTTGCCGTTGCAGGCACGGGCGTGCTGGCGCTGTGCTACTTTGATCAGGGCGAAACACTCAGCGAGGGCGGCATGGGCTTTCGCGAGCAAGTGGCAGCCTATCCGGTGCTGCTGACCTCGCCCCGGTTCTGGGGCTATTCGCTGGCCGCGGCCTTTGGGTCGGGGGCGTTTTTCGCCTATCTGGGCGGCGCGCCGTTTGTGGCCAACGGGTTATATGGCCTTTCACCTTTGTGGACTGGGATCGCGCTGGGGGCGCCAGCGGCCGGCTATGCCTTTGGGAATTACCTGTCAGGGCGCTTTACGGTGCGCGTCGGCGTCAACACCATGGCGATGATCGGCACACTGATCACACTGGCGGGCCTTGGCGTGTCACTGCTGCTTGCACTGGCCGGAAGCGAGAGCGCCTGGCTGTTCTTCGGTTTCTGCACAATCTTCGGGATGGGCAACGGGATGCTTCTGCCGGGTGCGATGGCCGGGTCAATGTCTGTGCGTCCCCGTCTTGCGGGCACCGCCTCTGGCCTGTCGGGCGCGCTGATGATCGGCGGGGGGGCTGCGCTGTCGCAACTGGCAGGCGTGGTGCTGGAAGGGCAAAGCTCTGCTATTCCCTTGCAGGTTCTGATGTTTGCCTGTGCAGTCCTGTCGCTGCTGGCTGTGATCTTTGTCATCTTCCGGGGGCGTCAGGTCGCCACCGCTTGA
- a CDS encoding short-chain fatty acyl-CoA regulator family protein has protein sequence MATQKLYAGAKLRELRGRQGLTQKDFAARLGVSLPYLNQMENNNRPVSTAVLLGLAQEFGIDVTELQAGDEARLVGDMREALADPVFTGPAPALADLRLAATNAPGLTRAFLDLHTAYRQTHERLASLDEALGREDARLQPSPWEEVRDFFHYCDNYIDSVDRAAERFAASVSADQSVAQAAIAALERAGIATRFTDDAAIRRFDPKTRTLTLSRHAEPATQSFQILMQLALTQHEPLLDATLDFARFASSEARGIAKVGLANYFAGASLLPYGAFLAAAQDTRHDLERLATLFGASVEQIAHRLSTLQRPGAKGIPFFFVRVDQAGTITKRHSATTLQFARYGGACPLWNVHAAFETPRQFLRQLAETPDGVRYFCLARDVSKPGGGFGAPTRRYAIGLGCEVKHAPALIYADHMLTDNADAFEPIGISCRICERRNCHQRSVPPLERQLRVDPNVRDVLPYQVD, from the coding sequence ATGGCGACACAGAAACTTTATGCCGGGGCCAAACTGCGCGAATTGCGTGGGCGGCAAGGGCTGACGCAAAAAGATTTTGCCGCGCGGCTTGGTGTCTCGCTGCCCTATCTCAACCAAATGGAAAACAACAACCGGCCCGTCAGCACCGCAGTGCTGCTGGGGCTGGCGCAGGAATTCGGGATCGACGTGACAGAGTTGCAAGCTGGCGACGAGGCGCGGCTGGTGGGCGATATGCGCGAGGCGCTGGCCGATCCGGTGTTCACCGGCCCTGCCCCTGCCCTTGCAGATTTGCGACTTGCGGCGACAAATGCCCCCGGCCTGACCCGCGCCTTTCTGGACCTGCATACCGCCTATCGGCAAACGCATGAACGCCTTGCGTCACTGGACGAAGCGCTGGGGCGCGAAGATGCCCGCCTGCAGCCCAGCCCGTGGGAAGAGGTGCGCGACTTCTTTCACTATTGCGACAACTACATCGACAGCGTTGACCGCGCCGCCGAACGGTTTGCTGCCAGCGTCAGTGCCGATCAGTCCGTGGCGCAGGCAGCAATCGCAGCCCTTGAACGCGCGGGCATCGCCACGCGGTTCACCGATGACGCGGCAATCCGGCGGTTTGATCCCAAAACCCGGACCCTGACGCTCAGCCGTCATGCAGAGCCCGCCACCCAAAGCTTTCAGATCCTGATGCAGCTTGCATTGACCCAGCATGAACCGCTGCTGGATGCGACGCTGGATTTCGCCCGATTTGCATCATCCGAGGCGCGGGGCATCGCCAAGGTGGGGTTGGCGAACTACTTTGCAGGGGCCTCTTTGCTGCCCTACGGCGCGTTTCTGGCCGCCGCACAAGACACGCGCCACGATCTGGAGCGTTTGGCGACCCTGTTCGGGGCCTCGGTCGAGCAAATCGCGCACCGGCTGTCGACATTGCAACGACCGGGGGCCAAGGGCATCCCGTTCTTTTTCGTGCGGGTCGATCAGGCGGGCACGATCACCAAGCGCCATTCGGCCACGACCCTGCAGTTTGCGCGTTATGGCGGCGCCTGCCCTTTGTGGAACGTGCACGCCGCGTTTGAGACGCCGCGCCAATTCCTGCGGCAGTTGGCGGAAACACCCGACGGGGTCCGGTACTTTTGTCTGGCGCGCGACGTCAGCAAACCGGGCGGTGGATTTGGTGCGCCGACCCGGCGCTATGCCATCGGGCTGGGCTGCGAAGTCAAGCACGCCCCTGCCCTGATCTATGCAGATCACATGCTGACCGATAACGCAGACGCCTTTGAACCGATTGGGATTTCCTGTCGCATCTGCGAGCGGCGGAATTGCCATCAACGCTCTGTCCCGCCGCTGGAACGGCAGTTGCGGGTCGATCCCAATGTGCGGGATGTGTTGCCCTATCAGGTGGATTAA